Proteins co-encoded in one Alphaproteobacteria bacterium genomic window:
- a CDS encoding terminase B: protein MRDDLRERAAGKADPAIPMPAAPLSAALARQTLRRWRREPARFVTEVFDVAPEPWQLAALTAIADHDRLAIRSGHGVGKSALLAWLVLWWLTTRYPAKVPCTAPSGHQLQDVLWGEIGCWARRMPEPLRAHFDIKRDRVDLADGGQSFAVARTARKEHPEAFQGFHADHLLFVVDEASGVADPIFEAGQGAMSTAGAKTVMAGNPTRNSGYFHDAFHGLRHLWVTMKVGCADSRLVDPAYIAEVADKYGAESNVYRVRVLGEFPRSEDDVVIPLHLVEEAVKRDVEGFGPVAWGLDVARFGSDRSALCKRHGNQVPDPIRAWRQKDTMQVAGLVAAEFRETRPAERPARIVVDAIGLGAGVADRLRELGLPAVALNVAEAAAEGERYQRLRDELWFRARDWFQRRECRLAADPALIGELSRVRYAITSSGRIKVESKDEMKRRGMASPDLADAFVLTFAGGGNARLAATPAYADAAYDPFDGPPAADDF from the coding sequence ATGAGGGACGATCTCCGCGAACGAGCCGCGGGCAAGGCCGACCCAGCCATCCCCATGCCCGCGGCTCCGTTGAGCGCCGCGCTGGCGCGGCAGACATTGCGGCGGTGGCGCCGGGAGCCGGCGCGCTTCGTGACCGAGGTCTTCGACGTCGCGCCAGAGCCATGGCAGTTGGCGGCGCTCACCGCGATCGCCGACCACGACCGCCTCGCCATCCGGTCCGGGCACGGGGTCGGCAAGTCGGCGCTGCTGGCATGGCTGGTGTTGTGGTGGCTGACGACGCGCTATCCGGCCAAGGTGCCGTGCACGGCGCCGAGCGGCCACCAGCTCCAGGACGTGCTGTGGGGCGAGATCGGATGCTGGGCTCGCCGCATGCCGGAACCGTTGCGCGCCCATTTCGACATCAAGCGCGACCGCGTCGACCTCGCCGATGGCGGCCAGTCTTTTGCCGTCGCCCGCACCGCGCGCAAGGAACATCCCGAGGCGTTCCAGGGCTTCCATGCCGATCACCTGCTGTTCGTCGTCGACGAGGCGTCGGGCGTTGCCGATCCGATCTTCGAGGCCGGGCAGGGGGCGATGTCAACCGCCGGCGCCAAGACGGTGATGGCCGGCAACCCGACGCGGAACAGCGGCTACTTCCACGACGCCTTCCACGGCCTGCGCCATTTGTGGGTGACGATGAAGGTGGGCTGCGCCGATTCGCGCCTGGTCGACCCGGCCTATATCGCCGAGGTCGCCGACAAGTACGGCGCCGAGAGCAATGTCTACCGAGTGCGCGTGTTGGGCGAGTTTCCGCGCTCGGAGGACGATGTCGTGATCCCGCTGCATCTGGTCGAAGAGGCGGTGAAACGCGACGTCGAGGGCTTCGGCCCCGTCGCCTGGGGCCTCGACGTGGCCCGCTTCGGCAGCGACCGCAGTGCCTTGTGCAAGCGTCACGGCAACCAAGTGCCGGACCCGATCCGCGCCTGGCGGCAGAAGGATACGATGCAGGTCGCCGGGCTGGTGGCCGCGGAGTTCCGTGAGACACGGCCGGCGGAACGGCCGGCGCGCATCGTCGTCGACGCCATCGGGCTCGGCGCCGGGGTCGCCGACCGGTTGCGCGAACTTGGCCTGCCGGCGGTGGCGTTGAACGTCGCCGAAGCGGCGGCGGAGGGCGAACGCTACCAGCGGCTGCGCGACGAACTGTGGTTCCGCGCCCGCGACTGGTTCCAGCGCCGCGAGTGCCGATTGGCCGCCGACCCGGCGCTGATCGGCGAGCTCAGCCGGGTCCGATACGCGATCACCTCGAGCGGCCGCATCAAGGTCGAAAGCAAGGACGAGATGAAGCGGCGCGGGATGGCGTCGCCGGACCTCGCCGACGCCTTCGTGCTGACCTTTGCCGGCGGCGGCAACGCCCGGTTGGCGGCGACGCCGGCCTATGCCGACGCCGCCTACGACCCGTTCGACGGCCCGCCCGCCGCCGACGATTTCTGA